In Bacillota bacterium, one genomic interval encodes:
- a CDS encoding type II toxin-antitoxin system VapC family toxin has translation MGAYYLDSSALVKRYVQERGTGWVSMLTSVHSGHETFVALVTGVEVVSAVARQARAGRFSPQDASAIIQAFQNHFFSQYRVVLTVPAIVQQAMDLAQRHGLRGYDAIQLASALAVQGELATYGAEPLVFVCSDHELNSAAQAEGLRVENPEMYA, from the coding sequence ATGGGTGCTTATTATCTGGACAGCAGCGCGCTGGTCAAACGCTATGTTCAGGAGCGCGGCACGGGTTGGGTAAGCATGCTCACATCTGTGCACTCTGGTCACGAAACCTTCGTGGCACTGGTGACGGGTGTTGAGGTTGTGTCAGCAGTCGCTCGTCAAGCACGTGCAGGCAGGTTCAGCCCTCAGGATGCCTCTGCGATTATCCAAGCGTTTCAGAACCACTTTTTCAGCCAATATAGGGTGGTGCTCACGGTGCCTGCGATTGTGCAACAGGCAATGGATTTAGCACAAAGGCATGGGTTGCGCGGGTATGATGCCATCCAGTTGGCGAGCGCGCTGGCTGTGCAGGGAGAGCTTGCTACTTACGGTGCAGAACCGTTAGTGTTTGTGTGTTCGGATCATGAGCTGAACAGTGCTGCTCAGGCAGAAGGTCTGCGGGTAGAGAACCCGGAGATGTATGCATAG